Genomic window (Deltaproteobacteria bacterium):
TCTGTCATATCGGGTTGCTGTACTGGATTTCCCATGTCGTAGTTATGTATGGGTATCTGCCGCTTTATATCGGCATTTCCGCCATGATTCTCCTTTCCTGCTTTTTAAGTGTTTATTTTTCTGTTTTTTCAGCGGCCCTGGTCTTTCTACGCAACAAGGGTTACTCGGAAATCGTTTCAGCCCCCCTGCTCTGGACATGCCTGGAATTCCTGAAATCGCATCTTTTTACCGGATTTCCCTGGGAAAACCTGGCCTATTCTCAGTATAAATATTTAACCATCATTCAGTTCGTTGATATTACAGGTATTTATGGTCTGTCTTTTATTATCATGTTCGTCAATGTCCTGCTGTTCGATCTGGTCGGGCAGCAAGGGGATAAAAGGAAAATCGTGAATGAATGGGTTGCGGGATGCATAATCCTGACGCTTTTGATCGGATACGGGAAATTTTCCCTGGATCGTATCCATGCCGAACTCAAGCAGGCGGAAGCGATGGAAGTCTCCCTGATTCAGGGCAATATTGATCAGAATATCAAGTGGGACTCTCGATATCAGGAAGAATCTATTGAAATCTACCGAAACATGTCTTTAGCCAAAGCCCCTGTGGGACGTGGTCACATTGTCTGGCCGGAGACGGCGGCCCCCTTTTTTTTTCAGGAACCCCTGGGTTTGTCTGAGGTTGTGCGCGGCATCCCACGACTTTCGTCGGACTGGCTTTTGCTGGGGAGTCCCAGTTACACTGAAGAAAACAGACATATATTTTATATGAACAGCGCCTTTCTGGTCTCTCCCGAAGGGAAAATCACCGGAAAATACGACAAGGTGCACCTTGTACCTTATGGCGAATATGTGCCGTTACGCAAATATTTCCCTTTCATTAACAAACTCGTTGCCGGTATCGGGGATTTTCGTAAGGGGGAGACGAACACGCCTTTGCCATTCGATAATCATTCTCTTGGAATATTAATTTGTTATGAGGGCATTTTCCCCGAGTTAAGCCGGGCGTACAAAAAATACGGTGTCAAGCTTCTGGTCAATATCACGAATGACGCCTGGTTCGGTCATACATCGGCGCCATATCAACACCTGTCCATGACGGTTTTCCGCGCGGTGGAAAACCGTCTTTTCTTCCTTCGTTCCGCAAATACGGGGATCAGCGCCATCATCAGTCCTTCCGGTCAAATTATCAAAAACAGCGAATTGTTTCAAAGAACGGCTCTACGCGGCAGCGTGAAATTTCTTGATCGAAGGACCATCTATGCCTTATATGGTGATATCTTTGTTTATTTCTGCCTCTTACTGTTAGGCGCTGTTTTTTTTAGTTCAATTAAAGGAGAACTCTTGTCATGCTGGAAGATCTTATCGAACAAATAAATGATTTAAGAAAAAGGATCGATCGTATCGGGGAGTATCTTTGACATCCAGGAACTGGAGTACCAGATTAAATCACTCGAAAAGATTTCCTTGGAGGACAATTTTTGGAATGACCAGGACAAGGCGAGAGAAATTCTGAAGAAAAAGAGCCGGATGGAAAACACGCTCCTTCAGTGGCGGAATAATACGTCGGCTCTGACTGATCTGGATACGCTTGTGTCCCTGGCCGTTGAGGAAAAGGACCACTCCTTTCTGGAAGAAATTGCCGAAGAGGTCGCATCGCTGGAAAAGGTGATCCGCAATCATGAACTGAAGATGATGTTGCGCAAGGAAGAGGACGCAATGAATGCGATCGTCTCCATCCATGCGGGCGCCGGAGGAACCGAATCGCAAGACTGGGCGGAGATACTTTTGAGGATGTATCTGCGCTGGGCTGAAAAAAAGGATTACAAAACTGAAATCATTGACTGCCAGCCTGGAGATGAGGCGGGTATCAAGAGTGTTTCTTTCACCATGGAAGGAGAATATGCATACGGGTATATCAAGGCCGAGATCGGTATTCATCGTCTCGTGCGAATTTCTCCTTTCGATGCGAATGCCCGCCGGCATACATCGTTTGTCTCGGTATTCGTGTATCCCGAAGTGGAAGATGACATCGTCATCGAGATCGACGAAAGCGATTTGAGGATCGATACCTATCGTTCGACCGGTGCCGGCGGACAGCACGTGAACAAGACGGATTCTGCCGTCCGCATCACCCATCTGCCCACGGGCATTGTCGTTCAGTGCCAGAATGAACGTTCACAGCATAAAAACAAAGCCATGGCCATGAAGTATCTGCGATCACGCCTTTACGATCAGAAATTGCAGGAAAAAAACGAAAAAATGGACGAAGTCCATAAAGTCAAAAAGGATATTGCCTGGGGCAGCCAGATCCGTTCCTATGTGCTGCATCCTTATAAAATGGTAAAAGACCATCGGACGAATATCGAGGTGGGCAATGCGGCCCGTGTGCTGGACGGGGATATCGATGAGTTCATCAATGCCTATTTAATCATGGATTCCACGCTATGACGCCGGGATGATTTCACTTTATTTGTAAAACGGCCATGACCGATTTATGTTTTTTCGTTTTTCGTTTTATGCTATAGGGATATCCCTGTTTGAATGAAATCGATGGTGATGAGATGATCTTTTCCAAATTAGTCAGTGAGGACTCATTATGATTATGAAAAAGCCGGTTGTGTTTTTTATCGTTTTTCTGTCATTCTTACTTTGTACACCCACCTTGATTCAAGCCAAAAACGCGTATTTCCAGAAAATATTCCTGGGGGAATCCAATCCCGCTTCGGACAGTAATTGCCGGAGCGCGGAGGATGGCTCTCCAAAAAATAAAACCGGTTCCGATACCCGAATACGAGG
Coding sequences:
- the lnt gene encoding apolipoprotein N-acyltransferase — encoded protein: MTQSISQKIKRGLFQNYPSIGLSLFSGVLLICSFPKFGVGLVAWFAFVPLFFALRTTHEPLKAAGWGFLTGMVCHIGLLYWISHVVVMYGYLPLYIGISAMILLSCFLSVYFSVFSAALVFLRNKGYSEIVSAPLLWTCLEFLKSHLFTGFPWENLAYSQYKYLTIIQFVDITGIYGLSFIIMFVNVLLFDLVGQQGDKRKIVNEWVAGCIILTLLIGYGKFSLDRIHAELKQAEAMEVSLIQGNIDQNIKWDSRYQEESIEIYRNMSLAKAPVGRGHIVWPETAAPFFFQEPLGLSEVVRGIPRLSSDWLLLGSPSYTEENRHIFYMNSAFLVSPEGKITGKYDKVHLVPYGEYVPLRKYFPFINKLVAGIGDFRKGETNTPLPFDNHSLGILICYEGIFPELSRAYKKYGVKLLVNITNDAWFGHTSAPYQHLSMTVFRAVENRLFFLRSANTGISAIISPSGQIIKNSELFQRTALRGSVKFLDRRTIYALYGDIFVYFCLLLLGAVFFSSIKGELLSCWKILSNK